Proteins encoded in a region of the Microvirgula aerodenitrificans DSM 15089 genome:
- a CDS encoding YgiQ family radical SAM protein, with product MTPHSVPPLPIFSYPKYWAESPEPAPFLPMSRREMDALGWDSCDIIVVVGDGYIDHPSFGMALVGRLLEAQGFRVGIIAQPDWHSAEPFRQLGQPNLFFAVSAGNMDSMINRYTADRKPRSDDAYTANAEANRRPDRAVAVYAQRCREAYPGVQVMIGGIEASLRRIAQYDYWSDKVRQSALIYSKADILLYGNAERALVEVAHRAGRGERLADMRDVRGAAFLVPQGWLPGDDWSVVDSSTVDTPGRVEPHQNPYAEEGDRQATASDPSAPQPVRLVSAAERVAARKATRTRTAVRIPAYEAVAYDPVLYAHASRTLHLESNPGNARVLIQQHGNRDVWISPPPIPLTTEEMDYVFGLHYARNPHPSYGDARFPAWDMIRFSVNIMRGCFGGCTFCSITEHEGRIIQSRSEESILKEIEDIRDKTHGFTGHITDLGGPTANMYRLACKDPKIESSCRRLSCVYPGICENLGTDHGPLIQLYRKVRTLPGVKRVTIGSGLRYDLAVRSPEYIKELVTHHVSGLLKIAPEHTEEGPLSKMMKPGIGTYERFKELFERFSKQAGKKQYLVPYFIAAHPGTSDRDMLNLALWLKHNGFRPDQVQSFTPTPMSLATTMWHTGRNPLKKIGRSSEKVDVIKDGYRRKLHKAFLRYHDPDNWPLLREALLNMGRGDLIGNGPWHLVPSQQPGGGRSGPAWQERAYHHAPPVAAKPRSGGGGRPAGKSGGGRQAAAAGKPRGRR from the coding sequence ATGACCCCGCATTCCGTTCCCCCGTTGCCGATCTTCTCCTACCCGAAATACTGGGCGGAGAGCCCGGAGCCCGCGCCGTTTCTGCCGATGAGTCGTCGGGAAATGGATGCGCTTGGCTGGGACAGCTGCGACATCATTGTCGTGGTCGGCGATGGGTATATCGATCATCCGAGTTTCGGCATGGCGCTGGTTGGCCGGCTGCTCGAGGCACAGGGATTCCGGGTCGGCATCATTGCCCAGCCGGACTGGCATTCGGCCGAGCCGTTCCGCCAGCTTGGTCAGCCGAACCTGTTCTTTGCCGTGTCGGCCGGCAATATGGATTCGATGATCAACCGCTATACCGCCGACCGCAAACCGCGCTCCGACGATGCGTATACCGCCAATGCCGAGGCCAACCGCCGGCCCGACCGTGCGGTGGCCGTTTATGCGCAGCGCTGTCGCGAAGCCTATCCGGGCGTGCAGGTGATGATCGGCGGCATCGAGGCCTCGCTGCGTCGCATTGCCCAGTACGACTACTGGAGCGACAAGGTACGCCAGTCGGCGCTGATCTACTCGAAGGCCGACATTCTGCTGTATGGCAATGCCGAACGCGCACTGGTCGAGGTTGCCCACCGCGCGGGGCGTGGCGAGCGGCTGGCCGACATGCGCGATGTGCGTGGCGCCGCTTTCCTGGTGCCGCAGGGCTGGTTGCCCGGCGATGACTGGAGCGTGGTCGATTCGAGCACGGTCGACACCCCGGGGCGGGTCGAGCCGCACCAGAACCCGTATGCGGAAGAGGGCGACAGGCAGGCGACGGCCAGCGATCCGTCCGCGCCGCAGCCGGTGCGGCTGGTGTCCGCCGCCGAGCGGGTCGCCGCGCGCAAGGCGACGCGAACGCGGACGGCGGTGCGCATTCCGGCTTACGAGGCGGTCGCCTACGATCCGGTGCTGTATGCGCATGCAAGCCGCACGCTGCATCTGGAGTCGAACCCGGGCAACGCCCGCGTGCTGATCCAGCAGCATGGCAATCGCGATGTCTGGATCTCGCCGCCGCCGATCCCGCTGACCACCGAGGAAATGGACTATGTGTTCGGGCTGCACTATGCGCGCAACCCGCACCCGAGCTATGGCGATGCGCGCTTCCCTGCCTGGGACATGATCCGTTTTTCGGTCAATATCATGCGCGGCTGTTTTGGTGGCTGTACCTTCTGTTCGATCACCGAACACGAGGGACGCATCATCCAGAGTCGCAGCGAGGAAAGCATCCTCAAGGAAATCGAGGATATCCGCGACAAGACCCACGGTTTCACTGGCCATATCACCGACCTCGGCGGGCCGACCGCAAACATGTACCGGCTGGCGTGCAAGGACCCGAAGATCGAGTCGTCCTGTCGCCGGCTGTCCTGTGTCTATCCGGGCATCTGCGAAAACCTCGGTACCGACCACGGGCCGCTGATCCAGCTGTACCGCAAGGTGCGCACGCTGCCCGGCGTCAAGCGCGTGACCATCGGCTCCGGCCTGCGCTACGACCTGGCAGTGCGCTCGCCGGAATACATCAAGGAACTGGTGACCCACCATGTCAGCGGGCTGCTGAAGATCGCTCCGGAGCATACCGAGGAAGGTCCGCTGTCGAAGATGATGAAGCCGGGCATCGGCACCTATGAGCGCTTCAAGGAGCTGTTCGAGCGCTTCTCGAAGCAGGCGGGCAAGAAACAGTATCTGGTGCCGTATTTCATTGCCGCGCATCCGGGCACGTCGGATCGCGACATGCTGAACCTGGCGCTGTGGCTGAAGCACAACGGCTTCCGCCCCGATCAGGTGCAGTCGTTCACGCCGACGCCGATGTCGCTGGCCACCACCATGTGGCATACCGGGCGCAATCCGCTGAAAAAGATCGGACGCAGCTCGGAAAAGGTCGATGTTATCAAGGACGGTTACCGGCGCAAGCTGCACAAGGCCTTTCTGCGCTATCACGATCCGGACAACTGGCCCTTGCTGCGCGAGGCATTGCTGAACATGGGCCGGGGTGACCTGATCGGCAATGGGCCCTGGCATCTGGTGCCGTCGCAGCAGCCGGGCGGCGGGCGCAGCGGGCCAGCATGGCAGGAGCGGGCTTATCACCATGCGCCGCCGGTGGCGGCAAAACCGCGCAGTGGTGGCGGGGGCCGGCCGGCCGGCAAGTCGGGCGGCGGCAGGCAGGCTGCTGCAGCGGGAAAGCCGCGCGGTCGCAGGTAG
- a CDS encoding DMT family transporter has product MKNWVFLLLAIVCETIATSALKSSDGFSRLWPSLLVVVGYSAAFYLLSLTLRTIPVGIAYAIWSGVGIVIVALAGWLVFGQKLDMPALLGMGLILSGVVIMNVFSNAGGH; this is encoded by the coding sequence GTGAAGAACTGGGTGTTTCTGCTGCTTGCCATCGTCTGTGAAACCATTGCCACATCGGCATTGAAATCCAGCGACGGCTTTTCAAGGCTGTGGCCGTCGCTGCTGGTTGTCGTCGGCTACAGCGCGGCTTTTTATCTGCTTTCGCTGACCTTGCGCACCATACCGGTCGGCATTGCCTATGCGATCTGGTCCGGCGTCGGCATTGTCATCGTGGCGCTGGCCGGGTGGCTGGTCTTCGGCCAGAAGCTCGACATGCCGGCCCTGCTCGGCATGGGGCTGATCCTGTCCGGGGTGGTCATCATGAACGTCTTCTCGAATGCGGGCGGGCATTAG
- a CDS encoding DUF1615 domain-containing protein — MIRPIPLLSLLVAAALAGCATQTPAPVAPAPTARPAEPVTPEVLFPEPAPEPVPEPATPTPPVTAPAGTPHPTGMPAFPAYPNEAAARAAVQRLLPGNVRDRAGWTNDIVNAFSALHLSYRADNFCAVMAIIEQESLWQADRAIPGLNQMVWKEIETRRQKYLIPKLVLDAALLKHSPNGRSYKDRIDSLRTEREMNDLFGDMIDELPYGKTLLAGKNPIRTGGPMQVSVAFAEQQAKYRPYPYPKKGTIRDEVFTRRGGIYFGTSILLDYPAPYSQMRYRFADFNAGRYASRNAAFQQAVARLSGRRLSADGDILSYDGGSAGASDTQAAVLSLAGRLGLSAGEIQRDLKLEKVGPFAATPTYQRLFALADRQYGHQPRETLPQIQLTGPKIQRKITTAWFADRVEGRYRSCLARR; from the coding sequence ATGATCCGGCCTATCCCCCTTCTGTCCCTGCTGGTTGCCGCTGCCCTCGCCGGCTGCGCCACCCAGACTCCGGCTCCCGTCGCCCCGGCCCCGACCGCCAGGCCGGCCGAGCCCGTCACCCCGGAAGTGCTGTTCCCGGAACCGGCCCCCGAGCCGGTCCCGGAACCGGCCACACCGACACCGCCGGTCACCGCACCAGCCGGCACGCCGCACCCGACCGGCATGCCGGCCTTCCCGGCCTATCCGAACGAAGCGGCGGCCCGTGCCGCCGTGCAGCGTCTGCTGCCCGGCAATGTGCGCGATCGCGCCGGCTGGACCAACGATATCGTCAATGCCTTCAGCGCCCTGCACCTGTCCTATCGCGCCGACAACTTCTGCGCCGTGATGGCAATCATCGAGCAGGAATCGCTGTGGCAGGCTGACCGGGCGATTCCGGGCCTGAACCAGATGGTGTGGAAGGAAATCGAGACCCGGCGGCAGAAATACCTGATTCCGAAGCTGGTGCTGGACGCCGCGCTGCTGAAACACTCGCCGAACGGGCGCAGCTACAAGGACCGCATCGACTCGCTGCGCACCGAACGCGAAATGAACGACCTGTTCGGCGACATGATCGACGAACTGCCGTACGGCAAGACGCTGCTGGCCGGCAAGAACCCGATCCGCACCGGAGGGCCGATGCAGGTCAGCGTCGCCTTTGCCGAGCAGCAGGCGAAATACCGTCCGTATCCGTACCCGAAGAAGGGCACGATCCGCGACGAAGTGTTTACCCGTCGTGGCGGCATCTATTTCGGCACCTCGATCCTGCTCGACTACCCGGCGCCGTACTCGCAGATGCGCTATCGCTTCGCCGACTTCAACGCCGGCCGCTACGCCAGCCGCAATGCCGCCTTCCAGCAGGCAGTCGCCCGGCTCAGCGGTCGCAGGCTGTCGGCCGACGGCGATATCCTCAGTTACGACGGCGGCTCGGCCGGTGCCAGCGACACCCAGGCAGCCGTCCTGTCGCTGGCTGGCCGGCTCGGCCTGTCAGCGGGCGAGATCCAGCGCGATCTGAAGCTGGAGAAGGTCGGCCCGTTCGCCGCCACCCCGACCTACCAGCGCCTGTTCGCACTGGCCGACCGCCAGTACGGCCACCAGCCGCGCGAAACGCTGCCGCAGATCCAGCTGACCGGCCCGAAGATCCAGCGCAAGATCACCACCGCCTGGTTTGCCGACCGGGTCGAAGGGCGCTATCGCAGTTGCCTTGCACGGCGATAG
- a CDS encoding Fic family protein — MAKVEIPPDFMAIMASKGDAVLAQLARHAAVDARGRYLHWHEFRWRVAGGIDKEVAWAATRLARACSQHRLDGLHSEQGNALVYAIPASLQIHLHAIDRLCAPLLETDDDAAAAGPERNRYLVDALTMEEAITSAQLEGAATTRKIAKAMLENERLPRDEGEQMVFNNFLLMKAAKRARNEPLSVERICRLHDIATRDTGNAHVQPGRLRDHDEVVVQGLHGDVLHRPPPASQLVSRLQQLCAFANAAHDGLDGRPFIHPAVKAIILHFMLGYEHPFTDGNGRTARALFYWFMLRQGYWPFEYISISALLKEAPVQYGESYLFCETDTFDLTYFIDFQLRIIHRAIRQFLAHLQRKQQEHAELLRWLDTQGIADTLNARQGLLLRKALRHPGRAFTVKEVKHDFGVTENTARADLQKLVSLQALVPAREGKTICYIAHVDARNLLRQT; from the coding sequence ATGGCAAAGGTTGAAATTCCTCCCGACTTCATGGCCATCATGGCAAGCAAAGGCGACGCGGTGCTGGCGCAGCTCGCCCGCCATGCGGCAGTCGACGCCAGGGGGCGCTACCTGCACTGGCATGAATTCAGGTGGCGCGTCGCCGGCGGCATCGACAAGGAAGTGGCATGGGCTGCCACCCGGCTGGCGCGCGCCTGCTCGCAACACCGCCTGGATGGCCTGCACAGCGAACAGGGCAACGCGCTGGTCTACGCCATCCCTGCCAGCCTGCAGATCCACCTGCATGCCATCGACCGCCTGTGCGCGCCGTTACTGGAAACCGACGACGATGCTGCAGCTGCCGGTCCCGAGCGCAATCGCTATCTGGTCGATGCACTGACCATGGAGGAAGCCATCACCAGCGCCCAGCTGGAAGGCGCGGCGACCACGCGCAAGATCGCCAAGGCCATGCTGGAAAACGAACGTCTGCCCCGCGATGAGGGCGAGCAGATGGTGTTCAACAATTTCCTGCTGATGAAAGCGGCCAAACGCGCCCGGAATGAGCCACTGTCAGTGGAGCGGATCTGCCGTCTGCACGACATCGCCACCCGCGACACCGGCAATGCGCACGTCCAGCCCGGCAGGCTGCGTGACCATGACGAGGTTGTCGTGCAGGGGCTGCATGGCGACGTGCTGCACCGGCCGCCTCCAGCCAGTCAGCTTGTTTCCAGGCTGCAGCAACTGTGTGCGTTCGCCAATGCAGCTCACGATGGCCTGGACGGACGCCCGTTCATTCATCCGGCGGTCAAGGCCATCATCCTGCATTTCATGCTGGGTTATGAACACCCGTTTACCGATGGCAATGGCCGCACCGCTCGCGCGCTGTTCTACTGGTTCATGCTCAGGCAGGGCTACTGGCCGTTCGAGTACATCTCCATCAGCGCGCTGCTGAAGGAAGCGCCGGTCCAGTATGGCGAGTCATACCTGTTCTGCGAAACCGACACGTTCGACCTGACCTACTTCATCGACTTCCAGCTGCGCATCATCCACCGGGCCATTCGTCAGTTCCTCGCCCACCTGCAGCGCAAGCAGCAAGAGCATGCCGAGTTGCTGCGCTGGCTGGACACCCAGGGCATTGCCGACACGCTGAATGCACGACAGGGCCTGCTGCTGCGCAAGGCATTGCGCCATCCGGGCCGGGCCTTCACCGTCAAGGAGGTGAAGCACGACTTCGGCGTTACCGAAAACACTGCGCGCGCCGACCTGCAGAAGCTGGTGTCACTGCAGGCGCTGGTACCGGCCAGGGAAGGCAAGACCATCTGCTACATCGCCCATGTCGATGCCCGCAATCTGCTGCGCCAGACGTAA
- a CDS encoding response regulator transcription factor: MDTDRLPRCLIVEDDRILGETLSDAMADAGFEAEWIADGLAARDRLAAGPEPALVILDLGLPGLDGTALLAWLRAHGSELPVLVLTARDSVENRIEGLNLGADDYLVKPFDLAELLARVRALQRRIAPVTVERDRWGDIEVACDASQAWLGGEPLELTGVELRMLHAFVTHRGATLSQSHLEQHIYDDMPEHSSNPFAVHLSRLRRKLGEGRIVNERGLGWRLA, from the coding sequence ATGGATACCGACCGACTGCCCCGCTGCCTGATCGTCGAGGATGACCGCATCCTTGGCGAAACCCTGTCCGACGCCATGGCTGACGCCGGTTTCGAGGCGGAGTGGATTGCCGACGGGCTGGCCGCGCGCGATCGTCTCGCTGCCGGGCCGGAGCCGGCACTGGTGATTCTCGACCTTGGCCTGCCAGGGCTGGACGGCACCGCGCTGCTGGCCTGGCTGCGCGCACACGGCAGCGAACTGCCGGTACTGGTGCTGACCGCGCGCGACAGCGTGGAGAACCGCATCGAAGGGCTGAACCTCGGCGCGGACGACTACCTGGTCAAACCGTTCGACCTGGCCGAGCTGCTGGCCCGGGTCCGGGCGCTGCAGCGGCGGATTGCGCCGGTGACGGTGGAGCGCGATCGCTGGGGCGATATCGAAGTGGCCTGCGACGCCAGCCAGGCGTGGCTGGGCGGCGAGCCACTGGAACTGACCGGGGTCGAGCTGCGCATGCTGCATGCTTTTGTCACCCATCGCGGGGCGACCCTGTCGCAGTCCCATCTGGAGCAGCATATCTACGACGACATGCCCGAGCACAGCAGCAATCCGTTTGCCGTTCACCTGTCCCGGCTGCGGCGCAAACTCGGTGAGGGGCGCATCGTCAACGAGCGTGGCCTCGGCTGGCGGCTGGCATGA
- a CDS encoding ATP-binding protein translates to MIRWLTGWRHSLLLRVCLRLAVGIVVAGAVVMVTVTVQVRHEVRDLLKGELRRATQLYDIQHADAIELHLDRDSHKREHKKIKRPDSGYAVYGADGGLLDSQGPSLPLPPLLGSHTIRLDDHDWMLYGERVGTRLVVVGVPHAVETELALEVADDILIPLLLAFGLLIPWTLWGVWRGLQPLNAFAREVQSRPADDLSPFATAVPREALPLREALNRHQHALAARIERERRFVADAAHELRTPLAGIQASLDLAASTSRDEARVRALANARSATANAGRLVAQLLELARLDHDTHPSLEIIDLAACVDEYERHGGERVERRVGTPLPVWGRCDWLALAVRNLVDNARRYGRPDGKVWIDIDGTRLTVSDDGPGVDPAVMVRLGERFFRPPGQSMPGAGIGLSIVSRIVELCGGRVSFARSADGGLAVTLHLREAGGK, encoded by the coding sequence ATGATCCGCTGGCTGACGGGGTGGCGCCATTCACTGCTGCTGCGGGTCTGTCTGCGGCTGGCGGTCGGCATTGTCGTTGCCGGCGCCGTGGTGATGGTGACGGTGACAGTCCAGGTCCGGCACGAGGTCCGCGATCTGCTGAAGGGCGAACTGCGGCGTGCCACGCAGTTGTACGACATCCAGCATGCCGATGCGATCGAGCTGCATCTGGATCGCGATTCGCACAAGCGCGAGCACAAGAAGATCAAGCGGCCCGACAGCGGGTATGCGGTTTACGGCGCCGATGGCGGCCTGCTCGATTCGCAGGGGCCGTCCCTGCCGCTGCCGCCGCTGCTCGGCAGCCATACCATCCGCCTCGATGACCATGACTGGATGCTGTACGGTGAGCGGGTCGGCACCCGGCTGGTCGTGGTCGGCGTGCCGCATGCGGTGGAGACCGAGCTGGCGCTGGAAGTGGCCGACGATATCCTGATCCCGCTGCTGCTGGCATTCGGGCTGCTGATTCCGTGGACGCTGTGGGGGGTGTGGCGCGGCCTGCAGCCGTTGAACGCCTTTGCCCGCGAGGTACAGTCGCGGCCGGCCGACGACCTGTCGCCGTTTGCGACCGCGGTGCCTCGCGAGGCGCTGCCGTTGCGCGAGGCGCTGAACCGGCACCAGCATGCGCTGGCGGCCCGGATCGAGCGTGAACGGCGCTTTGTCGCCGATGCCGCGCACGAATTGCGTACGCCGCTGGCCGGTATCCAGGCCAGCCTCGATCTGGCGGCCAGCACCTCGCGCGACGAGGCGCGGGTGCGGGCGCTGGCCAATGCCCGTTCGGCCACGGCCAATGCCGGCCGGCTGGTCGCCCAGTTGCTGGAACTGGCCCGGCTCGACCACGATACCCATCCGTCACTGGAAATCATCGATCTGGCCGCCTGTGTGGACGAATACGAGCGCCATGGTGGCGAACGGGTCGAGCGGCGGGTCGGCACGCCATTGCCGGTCTGGGGACGCTGTGACTGGCTGGCGCTGGCGGTGCGCAATCTGGTCGATAATGCACGACGCTACGGCCGGCCCGATGGCAAGGTGTGGATCGATATTGACGGCACACGGCTGACGGTCAGCGATGACGGGCCGGGGGTCGACCCGGCAGTGATGGTGCGGCTCGGCGAACGGTTCTTCCGGCCGCCGGGACAGAGCATGCCGGGCGCGGGCATCGGTCTGTCCATCGTGTCGCGCATTGTCGAGCTGTGCGGCGGGCGGGTGTCGTTTGCCCGTTCGGCCGACGGCGGGCTGGCGGTCACGCTGCATTTGCGCGAAGCAGGCGGAAAATAG
- a CDS encoding acyl carrier protein phosphodiesterase: MNYLAHLVLAGDDPADRLGGLAGDFVKGVLPGSLPADLAAGVRLHRAIDLYADAHPAFRQSRERVSTLRRRYAGVMVDMFYDHFLAVHWTRYRDEPLRVYTRSVYGLVAERAGELPASFGDVAPHMAAQDWLASYRDPRAIATALDRMSQHRLRRANPLAGGGLELLDDYAGFETDFLAFFPDAQAFTASLRADRDRTGA, encoded by the coding sequence GCCGACCGGCTGGGCGGGCTGGCCGGTGATTTCGTCAAGGGCGTGCTGCCGGGCTCGCTGCCGGCTGACCTGGCTGCCGGGGTACGCCTGCACCGCGCGATCGACCTCTACGCGGATGCGCACCCGGCATTCCGGCAGAGCCGCGAGCGGGTCAGCACCCTGCGTCGCCGCTATGCCGGGGTGATGGTCGACATGTTCTATGACCATTTCCTTGCCGTGCACTGGACGCGTTATCGCGATGAACCGCTGCGCGTCTACACCCGAAGCGTTTACGGGCTGGTCGCCGAGCGCGCCGGCGAGTTGCCGGCCTCGTTCGGCGATGTCGCGCCGCACATGGCCGCCCAGGACTGGCTGGCCAGCTATCGCGATCCGCGCGCGATTGCCACCGCGCTGGACCGGATGTCGCAGCACCGGCTGCGGCGGGCCAATCCGCTGGCCGGCGGCGGTCTTGAACTGCTGGACGACTACGCCGGCTTCGAGACCGATTTCCTGGCGTTCTTTCCCGACGCACAGGCTTTTACCGCCAGCCTGCGCGCAGACAGGGACCGGACCGGTGCCTGA
- a CDS encoding LysE family translocator, producing MHLSNWLIFCSVALLVTFTPGPAVLMAISNSVSVGPRRAMISSLGNAAGLFLVSAVAMAGMGVVLATSAVAFTALKLGGAAYLVYLGIRQWRSKVSLFSEMASTQAPASAGADWRLFGHGMTVALTNPKGILFFSALFPQFLTREAPVLTQFFVLTGTFACCAVLAHAVYVLLGRALKQQFASASRVRLFNRISGGLFVALGFSLLSLRNKAV from the coding sequence GTGCACCTTTCCAACTGGCTGATCTTCTGCAGCGTCGCGCTGCTGGTGACCTTTACTCCCGGCCCGGCCGTGCTGATGGCCATTTCGAATTCGGTGTCGGTCGGCCCGCGCCGGGCGATGATCAGTTCGCTGGGCAATGCCGCCGGCCTGTTTCTGGTGTCTGCCGTGGCGATGGCGGGCATGGGGGTGGTGCTGGCGACTTCGGCCGTGGCCTTTACCGCCCTGAAGCTTGGCGGCGCCGCCTATCTGGTCTACCTGGGCATTCGCCAGTGGCGCAGCAAGGTGAGCCTGTTTTCGGAAATGGCCAGCACGCAGGCACCGGCCAGCGCCGGCGCGGACTGGCGGCTGTTCGGCCATGGCATGACCGTTGCGCTGACCAATCCGAAGGGCATTCTGTTCTTCTCCGCGCTGTTCCCGCAGTTCCTGACCCGGGAAGCGCCGGTCCTGACCCAGTTTTTTGTCCTGACCGGCACTTTTGCCTGCTGCGCGGTGCTGGCCCATGCGGTCTATGTGCTGCTTGGCCGGGCGCTGAAGCAGCAGTTCGCCAGTGCATCGCGCGTCCGCCTGTTCAACCGGATCTCGGGCGGGCTGTTTGTGGCGCTGGGGTTCAGCCTGCTGAGCCTGCGCAACAAGGCAGTCTGA